A single genomic interval of Xiphophorus couchianus chromosome 2, X_couchianus-1.0, whole genome shotgun sequence harbors:
- the LOC114134724 gene encoding ovochymase-2 isoform X3 → MRVTTALLFVCFWMNAGIHAVQKDQKCGSTPAVNPRRRFVRVVGGTQATYGSHPWLVSLQNKGSHFCGGAILTDSWILTAAHCFPSLSKVFLSGVTVLVGEFDLRVEDKDEQVFTVKSLLIHENYNHACPMNYDIALVELHRHIAMGARVRPICLPLPDFKIPPSTKCVVAGWGKTWERGHIPAVLREVHLGLVDQAKCKYVQLMIKSSFPKQKQKFLDPAMTILCAGAEGGGRDACQGDSGGPLVCQAGAGSDHWIVLGITSWGQGCGRSWGIKGNRHPSKKGSPGIFTDVKLLLPWIKQKMREAEQQRQSTSGLCSVTDGPVSDSEGVIRNPTFPDTYYDNNQLCLWSIEAHPGHSILLEFDHFDVENSSYCQFDRLTVSGSKNRPVAIFCGKLLPSRVLLQNSQNAMLLFSSDISRAGRGFAVRYRGFKGPFPPACGTIVLVEDQISLHTPNYPQSYSNDCVLRWVIYAPPGHLVKLTFADFDLEESERCLPDSLTVLGDVEGNKEIAVLCGGSIPPPVLSFSSIMVLHFTSDSRITHRGFSAGLTFIRKEGVVISIKQFPSQVYITPT, encoded by the exons ATGAGGGTCACCACTGCTCtgctgtttgtctgtttttggaTGAACGCTGGCATCCATGCTGTTCAGAAAG ATCAAAAATGTGGCTCTACTCCAGCGGTGAACCCAAGGCGTCGATTCGTGAGGGTGGTCGGAGGAACCCAAGCTACATATGGATCCCACCCATGGCTG GTATCATTACAGAATAAAGGCTCTCATTTCTGTGGAGGGGCCATTCTGACTGACAGCTGGATACTGACTGCGGCTCACTGCTTCCCATCCTTATCAAA AGTCTTTCTGAGTGGTGTGACCGTTCTGGTGGGAGAGTTTGACCTACGAGTAGAAGATAAAGATGAGCAAGTCTTCACAGTCAAGTCTCTGTTAATCCATGAAAACTACAACCACGCATGTCCAATGAATTATGACATCGCTCTGGTGGAACTGCATCGTCACATCGCAATGG GAGCTCGTGTCAGGCCAATATGTCTGCCTCTGCCTGATTTTAAAATCCCGCCATCGACTAAATGTGTTGTTGCTGGATGGGGAAAAACATGGGaaa GAGGACACATTCCTGCAGTCCTGCGAGAAGTCCACCTGGGTTTGGTGGATCAAGCCAAGTGTAAATATGTCCAACTGATGATCAAAAGCTCAtttccaaaacagaaacaaaagttcCTTGATCCAGCCATGACGATTCTGTGTGCTGGAGCTgagggaggaggcagagacGCTTGCCAG GGAGACTCTGGCGGTCCTCTGGTATGTCAGGCAGGGGCCGGAAGCGACCACTGGATTGTGCTGGGAATAACTTCCTGGGGTCAAGGATGTGGTCGGAGCTGGGGAATAAAAGGCAACCGGCATCCGTCAAAGAAAGGGTCTCCAGGAATTTTCACTGACGTCAAGCTGCTACTGCCCTGGATCAAGCAGAAGATGAGGGAGG CTGAGCAGCAACGACAATCAACTTCAG GACTGTGTAGTGTGACAGATGGCCCAGTATCGGATAGTGAAGGGGTGATCAGGAACCCCACTTTCCCTGACACCTACTACGACAATAACCA GTTGTGTTTGTGGAGCATCGAGGCTCATCCAGGTCACAGCATTTTGCTAgagtttgatcattttgatgtGGAAAACAGCTCGTATTGTCAGTTCGACCGACTCACAGTTTCAGGGTCAAAGAACAGGCCTGTTG CAATATTCTGCGGTAAATTACTACCATCTCGAGTGCTTCTACAGAATTCCCAGAATGCAATGCTGCTCTTCTCCTCTGACATCAGTCGAGCAGGGCGTGGATTTGCAGTCAGGTACCGTGGCTTCAAGGGACCCTTTCCTCCAG CATGCGGGACTATTGTTCTGGTGGAGGATCAGATTTCACTCCACACCCCAAATTACCCACAGTCCTACAGTAATGACTGTGTACTCCGCTGGGTCATCTACGCTCCTCCGGGACATCTAGTTAAG CTGACGTTTGCTGATTTTGACCTGGAGGAGTCGGAGAGATGTTTGCCTGATTCACTGACAGTTCTGGGAGACGTTGAAGGAAACAAAGAGATTG CTGTGTTGTGTGGCGGCAGCATTCCCCCTCCGGTCCTCTCCTTCAGCAGCATCATGGTGCTTCATTTCACCTCAGACAGCCGTATCACTCACAGGGGCTTCAGCGCAGGACTGACCTTCATCAGGAAGGAAGGTGTGGTTATATCCATAAAACAATTCCCCTCACAAGTGTACATAACACCAACATGA
- the LOC114134724 gene encoding ovochymase-2 isoform X2: MLFRKASFTIQSKLRDANEELHVSFFSVDQKCGSTPAVNPRRRFVRVVGGTQATYGSHPWLVSLQNKGSHFCGGAILTDSWILTAAHCFPSLSKVFLSGVTVLVGEFDLRVEDKDEQVFTVKSLLIHENYNHACPMNYDIALVELHRHIAMGARVRPICLPLPDFKIPPSTKCVVAGWGKTWERGHIPAVLREVHLGLVDQAKCKYVQLMIKSSFPKQKQKFLDPAMTILCAGAEGGGRDACQGDSGGPLVCQAGAGSDHWIVLGITSWGQGCGRSWGIKGNRHPSKKGSPGIFTDVKLLLPWIKQKMREAEQQRQSTSGLCSVTDGPVSDSEGVIRNPTFPDTYYDNNQLCLWSIEAHPGHSILLEFDHFDVENSSYCQFDRLTVSGSKNRPVAIFCGKLLPSRVLLQNSQNAMLLFSSDISRAGRGFAVRYRGFKGPFPPACGTIVLVEDQISLHTPNYPQSYSNDCVLRWVIYAPPGHLVKLTFADFDLEESERCLPDSLTVLGDVEGNKEIAVLCGGSIPPPVLSFSSIMVLHFTSDSRITHRGFSAGLTFIRKEDSFKQQSRSKALTH, encoded by the exons ATGCTGTTCAGAAAGGCGAGTTTTACGATTCAGTCCAAACTGAGAGATGCAAATGAAGAACTGCATGTCTCCTTTTTCTCTGTAGATCAAAAATGTGGCTCTACTCCAGCGGTGAACCCAAGGCGTCGATTCGTGAGGGTGGTCGGAGGAACCCAAGCTACATATGGATCCCACCCATGGCTG GTATCATTACAGAATAAAGGCTCTCATTTCTGTGGAGGGGCCATTCTGACTGACAGCTGGATACTGACTGCGGCTCACTGCTTCCCATCCTTATCAAA AGTCTTTCTGAGTGGTGTGACCGTTCTGGTGGGAGAGTTTGACCTACGAGTAGAAGATAAAGATGAGCAAGTCTTCACAGTCAAGTCTCTGTTAATCCATGAAAACTACAACCACGCATGTCCAATGAATTATGACATCGCTCTGGTGGAACTGCATCGTCACATCGCAATGG GAGCTCGTGTCAGGCCAATATGTCTGCCTCTGCCTGATTTTAAAATCCCGCCATCGACTAAATGTGTTGTTGCTGGATGGGGAAAAACATGGGaaa GAGGACACATTCCTGCAGTCCTGCGAGAAGTCCACCTGGGTTTGGTGGATCAAGCCAAGTGTAAATATGTCCAACTGATGATCAAAAGCTCAtttccaaaacagaaacaaaagttcCTTGATCCAGCCATGACGATTCTGTGTGCTGGAGCTgagggaggaggcagagacGCTTGCCAG GGAGACTCTGGCGGTCCTCTGGTATGTCAGGCAGGGGCCGGAAGCGACCACTGGATTGTGCTGGGAATAACTTCCTGGGGTCAAGGATGTGGTCGGAGCTGGGGAATAAAAGGCAACCGGCATCCGTCAAAGAAAGGGTCTCCAGGAATTTTCACTGACGTCAAGCTGCTACTGCCCTGGATCAAGCAGAAGATGAGGGAGG CTGAGCAGCAACGACAATCAACTTCAG GACTGTGTAGTGTGACAGATGGCCCAGTATCGGATAGTGAAGGGGTGATCAGGAACCCCACTTTCCCTGACACCTACTACGACAATAACCA GTTGTGTTTGTGGAGCATCGAGGCTCATCCAGGTCACAGCATTTTGCTAgagtttgatcattttgatgtGGAAAACAGCTCGTATTGTCAGTTCGACCGACTCACAGTTTCAGGGTCAAAGAACAGGCCTGTTG CAATATTCTGCGGTAAATTACTACCATCTCGAGTGCTTCTACAGAATTCCCAGAATGCAATGCTGCTCTTCTCCTCTGACATCAGTCGAGCAGGGCGTGGATTTGCAGTCAGGTACCGTGGCTTCAAGGGACCCTTTCCTCCAG CATGCGGGACTATTGTTCTGGTGGAGGATCAGATTTCACTCCACACCCCAAATTACCCACAGTCCTACAGTAATGACTGTGTACTCCGCTGGGTCATCTACGCTCCTCCGGGACATCTAGTTAAG CTGACGTTTGCTGATTTTGACCTGGAGGAGTCGGAGAGATGTTTGCCTGATTCACTGACAGTTCTGGGAGACGTTGAAGGAAACAAAGAGATTG CTGTGTTGTGTGGCGGCAGCATTCCCCCTCCGGTCCTCTCCTTCAGCAGCATCATGGTGCTTCATTTCACCTCAGACAGCCGTATCACTCACAGGGGCTTCAGCGCAGGACTGACCTTCATCAGGAAGGAAG
- the LOC114134724 gene encoding ovochymase-2 isoform X1, whose protein sequence is MLFRKASFTIQSKLRDANEELHVSFFSVDQKCGSTPAVNPRRRFVRVVGGTQATYGSHPWLVSLQNKGSHFCGGAILTDSWILTAAHCFPSLSKVFLSGVTVLVGEFDLRVEDKDEQVFTVKSLLIHENYNHACPMNYDIALVELHRHIAMGARVRPICLPLPDFKIPPSTKCVVAGWGKTWERGHIPAVLREVHLGLVDQAKCKYVQLMIKSSFPKQKQKFLDPAMTILCAGAEGGGRDACQGDSGGPLVCQAGAGSDHWIVLGITSWGQGCGRSWGIKGNRHPSKKGSPGIFTDVKLLLPWIKQKMREAEQQRQSTSGLCSVTDGPVSDSEGVIRNPTFPDTYYDNNQLCLWSIEAHPGHSILLEFDHFDVENSSYCQFDRLTVSGSKNRPVAIFCGKLLPSRVLLQNSQNAMLLFSSDISRAGRGFAVRYRGFKGPFPPACGTIVLVEDQISLHTPNYPQSYSNDCVLRWVIYAPPGHLVKLTFADFDLEESERCLPDSLTVLGDVEGNKEIAVLCGGSIPPPVLSFSSIMVLHFTSDSRITHRGFSAGLTFIRKEGVVISIKQFPSQVYITPT, encoded by the exons ATGCTGTTCAGAAAGGCGAGTTTTACGATTCAGTCCAAACTGAGAGATGCAAATGAAGAACTGCATGTCTCCTTTTTCTCTGTAGATCAAAAATGTGGCTCTACTCCAGCGGTGAACCCAAGGCGTCGATTCGTGAGGGTGGTCGGAGGAACCCAAGCTACATATGGATCCCACCCATGGCTG GTATCATTACAGAATAAAGGCTCTCATTTCTGTGGAGGGGCCATTCTGACTGACAGCTGGATACTGACTGCGGCTCACTGCTTCCCATCCTTATCAAA AGTCTTTCTGAGTGGTGTGACCGTTCTGGTGGGAGAGTTTGACCTACGAGTAGAAGATAAAGATGAGCAAGTCTTCACAGTCAAGTCTCTGTTAATCCATGAAAACTACAACCACGCATGTCCAATGAATTATGACATCGCTCTGGTGGAACTGCATCGTCACATCGCAATGG GAGCTCGTGTCAGGCCAATATGTCTGCCTCTGCCTGATTTTAAAATCCCGCCATCGACTAAATGTGTTGTTGCTGGATGGGGAAAAACATGGGaaa GAGGACACATTCCTGCAGTCCTGCGAGAAGTCCACCTGGGTTTGGTGGATCAAGCCAAGTGTAAATATGTCCAACTGATGATCAAAAGCTCAtttccaaaacagaaacaaaagttcCTTGATCCAGCCATGACGATTCTGTGTGCTGGAGCTgagggaggaggcagagacGCTTGCCAG GGAGACTCTGGCGGTCCTCTGGTATGTCAGGCAGGGGCCGGAAGCGACCACTGGATTGTGCTGGGAATAACTTCCTGGGGTCAAGGATGTGGTCGGAGCTGGGGAATAAAAGGCAACCGGCATCCGTCAAAGAAAGGGTCTCCAGGAATTTTCACTGACGTCAAGCTGCTACTGCCCTGGATCAAGCAGAAGATGAGGGAGG CTGAGCAGCAACGACAATCAACTTCAG GACTGTGTAGTGTGACAGATGGCCCAGTATCGGATAGTGAAGGGGTGATCAGGAACCCCACTTTCCCTGACACCTACTACGACAATAACCA GTTGTGTTTGTGGAGCATCGAGGCTCATCCAGGTCACAGCATTTTGCTAgagtttgatcattttgatgtGGAAAACAGCTCGTATTGTCAGTTCGACCGACTCACAGTTTCAGGGTCAAAGAACAGGCCTGTTG CAATATTCTGCGGTAAATTACTACCATCTCGAGTGCTTCTACAGAATTCCCAGAATGCAATGCTGCTCTTCTCCTCTGACATCAGTCGAGCAGGGCGTGGATTTGCAGTCAGGTACCGTGGCTTCAAGGGACCCTTTCCTCCAG CATGCGGGACTATTGTTCTGGTGGAGGATCAGATTTCACTCCACACCCCAAATTACCCACAGTCCTACAGTAATGACTGTGTACTCCGCTGGGTCATCTACGCTCCTCCGGGACATCTAGTTAAG CTGACGTTTGCTGATTTTGACCTGGAGGAGTCGGAGAGATGTTTGCCTGATTCACTGACAGTTCTGGGAGACGTTGAAGGAAACAAAGAGATTG CTGTGTTGTGTGGCGGCAGCATTCCCCCTCCGGTCCTCTCCTTCAGCAGCATCATGGTGCTTCATTTCACCTCAGACAGCCGTATCACTCACAGGGGCTTCAGCGCAGGACTGACCTTCATCAGGAAGGAAGGTGTGGTTATATCCATAAAACAATTCCCCTCACAAGTGTACATAACACCAACATGA
- the LOC114134724 gene encoding ovochymase-2 isoform X4 yields MLFRKASFTIQSKLRDANEELHVSFFSVDQKCGSTPAVNPRRRFVRVVGGTQATYGSHPWLVSLQNKGSHFCGGAILTDSWILTAAHCFPSLSKVFLSGVTVLVGEFDLRVEDKDEQVFTVKSLLIHENYNHACPMNYDIALVELHRHIAMGARVRPICLPLPDFKIPPSTKCVVAGWGKTWERGHIPAVLREVHLGLVDQAKCKYVQLMIKSSFPKQKQKFLDPAMTILCAGAEGGGRDACQGDSGGPLVCQAGAGSDHWIVLGITSWGQGCGRSWGIKGNRHPSKKGSPGIFTDVKLLLPWIKQKMREAEQQRQSTSGLCSVTDGPVSDSEGVIRNPTFPDTYYDNNQLCLWSIEAHPGHSILLEFDHFDVENSSYCQFDRLTVSGSKNRPVAIFCGKLLPSRVLLQNSQNAMLLFSSDISRAGRGFAVRYRGFKGPFPPACGTIVLVEDQISLHTPNYPQSYSNDCVLRWVIYAPPGHLVKLTFADFDLEESERCLPDSLTVLGDVEGNKEIDSFKQQSRSKALTH; encoded by the exons ATGCTGTTCAGAAAGGCGAGTTTTACGATTCAGTCCAAACTGAGAGATGCAAATGAAGAACTGCATGTCTCCTTTTTCTCTGTAGATCAAAAATGTGGCTCTACTCCAGCGGTGAACCCAAGGCGTCGATTCGTGAGGGTGGTCGGAGGAACCCAAGCTACATATGGATCCCACCCATGGCTG GTATCATTACAGAATAAAGGCTCTCATTTCTGTGGAGGGGCCATTCTGACTGACAGCTGGATACTGACTGCGGCTCACTGCTTCCCATCCTTATCAAA AGTCTTTCTGAGTGGTGTGACCGTTCTGGTGGGAGAGTTTGACCTACGAGTAGAAGATAAAGATGAGCAAGTCTTCACAGTCAAGTCTCTGTTAATCCATGAAAACTACAACCACGCATGTCCAATGAATTATGACATCGCTCTGGTGGAACTGCATCGTCACATCGCAATGG GAGCTCGTGTCAGGCCAATATGTCTGCCTCTGCCTGATTTTAAAATCCCGCCATCGACTAAATGTGTTGTTGCTGGATGGGGAAAAACATGGGaaa GAGGACACATTCCTGCAGTCCTGCGAGAAGTCCACCTGGGTTTGGTGGATCAAGCCAAGTGTAAATATGTCCAACTGATGATCAAAAGCTCAtttccaaaacagaaacaaaagttcCTTGATCCAGCCATGACGATTCTGTGTGCTGGAGCTgagggaggaggcagagacGCTTGCCAG GGAGACTCTGGCGGTCCTCTGGTATGTCAGGCAGGGGCCGGAAGCGACCACTGGATTGTGCTGGGAATAACTTCCTGGGGTCAAGGATGTGGTCGGAGCTGGGGAATAAAAGGCAACCGGCATCCGTCAAAGAAAGGGTCTCCAGGAATTTTCACTGACGTCAAGCTGCTACTGCCCTGGATCAAGCAGAAGATGAGGGAGG CTGAGCAGCAACGACAATCAACTTCAG GACTGTGTAGTGTGACAGATGGCCCAGTATCGGATAGTGAAGGGGTGATCAGGAACCCCACTTTCCCTGACACCTACTACGACAATAACCA GTTGTGTTTGTGGAGCATCGAGGCTCATCCAGGTCACAGCATTTTGCTAgagtttgatcattttgatgtGGAAAACAGCTCGTATTGTCAGTTCGACCGACTCACAGTTTCAGGGTCAAAGAACAGGCCTGTTG CAATATTCTGCGGTAAATTACTACCATCTCGAGTGCTTCTACAGAATTCCCAGAATGCAATGCTGCTCTTCTCCTCTGACATCAGTCGAGCAGGGCGTGGATTTGCAGTCAGGTACCGTGGCTTCAAGGGACCCTTTCCTCCAG CATGCGGGACTATTGTTCTGGTGGAGGATCAGATTTCACTCCACACCCCAAATTACCCACAGTCCTACAGTAATGACTGTGTACTCCGCTGGGTCATCTACGCTCCTCCGGGACATCTAGTTAAG CTGACGTTTGCTGATTTTGACCTGGAGGAGTCGGAGAGATGTTTGCCTGATTCACTGACAGTTCTGGGAGACGTTGAAGGAAACAAAGAGATTG